The following proteins come from a genomic window of Campylobacter coli 76339:
- a CDS encoding NADH-ubiquinone oxidoreductase chain I, whose product MKNYYLIDEKRKTPTSTWQKISQALKRSVKLELFVGLWVVMREMLKRNNSATIKYPFEKVKLDNRYRAVHRLMRFIESENERCIGCGLCEKICISNCIRMETSLDENARKKVGNYSINLGRCIYCGFCAEVCPELAIVHGTEYENAAEQRSYFGYKQDFLTPIDKLKNQVEFEGAGSLRKDADLLVKKTPNYYEVLQEREKNANTDKEGATAQGEVK is encoded by the coding sequence ATGAAAAATTATTATTTAATCGATGAAAAAAGAAAGACTCCTACTAGCACTTGGCAGAAGATTTCACAAGCTTTAAAAAGAAGTGTGAAATTAGAACTTTTTGTGGGATTGTGGGTGGTTATGCGTGAAATGTTAAAAAGAAATAATAGCGCAACCATAAAATATCCCTTTGAAAAGGTAAAGCTTGACAATCGTTACCGTGCTGTGCATCGTCTTATGCGTTTTATAGAAAGTGAAAATGAAAGATGTATAGGATGCGGACTTTGTGAAAAGATTTGTATTAGTAATTGCATCAGGATGGAAACTTCTTTAGATGAAAATGCTCGCAAAAAGGTGGGAAATTATAGTATTAATTTAGGGCGTTGTATTTATTGTGGTTTTTGTGCCGAGGTTTGCCCTGAACTTGCTATAGTCCATGGCACAGAGTATGAAAATGCAGCTGAACAAAGATCTTATTTTGGCTATAAACAAGATTTTTTAACTCCTATTGATAAACTTAAAAATCAAGTCGAATTTGAGGGAGCGGGTAGTCTTAGAAAGGATGCGGATTTGCTTGTGAAAAAAACTCCAAATTATTATGAAGTTTTGCAAGAAAGAGAAAAGAATGCAAATACGGATAAAGAGGGCGCAACTGCACAAGGAGAAGTTAAATGA
- a CDS encoding NADH-ubiquinone oxidoreductase chain L codes for MQNLALISLFSPFVAFLFASCFALSERKIFVAYVCSLLIGISAFCSLYLLFNNQAFNVSLLEWFIGLSFGFNIDAISLTMMSVVGVVATCVHFYSIFYMAHDKDFNKFFAYLGLFVFSMLFLVMSDNFLGLFVGWEGVGLCSWLLIGFWYKNNTYSFAANEAFIMNRIADLGMLLGIFWLYIQAGTLKYNEVFAIVQNLDHNALVLIASCLFIGAMGKSAQFPFHTWLADAMAGPTPVSALIHAATMVTAGVYLVIRAGEIYSLVPEVSYFIALLGAFVAIFAASMALVARDLKRIIAYSTLSQLGYMFVAAGLGAYGIALFHLVTHAFFKSLLFLGAGNVMHAMDDQLDIKKMGGLFKSLKITAIFMTIGSLALAGIYPLAGFFSKDLILGYSFIAHYHGIFLILLISAFLTAFYSFRLLMLVFFTSSRHDKHPHEASKIALLAMSPLVVLAIIAGLFEHSFFEYLSTQLIFIDAQNKLVVICASVAAVLGVVLAIIAYKASWFKDSIEQNKIHKLLSNDYFIPKFYHEFIVSKYESLCAVLKHCDTYIFDAIVEKIAYYCNLISQKIIMANSLNLMLRFLVAGFVILLILVWMV; via the coding sequence ATGCAAAATTTAGCTTTGATTTCTCTTTTTAGCCCTTTTGTAGCTTTTTTATTTGCAAGTTGTTTTGCTTTGAGTGAAAGAAAAATTTTTGTTGCTTATGTATGTTCTTTATTGATTGGTATAAGTGCATTTTGTTCTTTGTATCTACTTTTTAACAATCAAGCTTTTAATGTAAGTTTATTGGAGTGGTTTATAGGCTTAAGCTTTGGATTTAACATAGACGCTATTTCTCTTACTATGATGAGTGTTGTAGGTGTTGTAGCAACTTGTGTGCATTTTTATAGTATTTTTTATATGGCTCACGATAAAGATTTTAATAAATTTTTTGCTTATTTAGGGCTTTTTGTATTTTCAATGCTTTTTTTAGTAATGAGTGATAATTTTTTAGGACTTTTTGTAGGCTGGGAAGGAGTAGGGCTTTGTTCTTGGCTTTTAATCGGCTTTTGGTATAAAAATAACACTTATTCTTTTGCAGCTAATGAAGCTTTTATTATGAATCGTATTGCGGATTTGGGTATGCTTTTGGGAATTTTTTGGCTTTATATCCAAGCAGGTACTTTAAAATATAATGAAGTATTTGCCATAGTACAAAATTTAGATCATAATGCTTTGGTTTTGATCGCAAGTTGTTTGTTTATAGGGGCTATGGGAAAATCTGCACAATTTCCTTTTCATACTTGGCTTGCAGATGCGATGGCGGGTCCTACGCCTGTTTCAGCCTTAATCCATGCTGCTACCATGGTAACTGCAGGGGTTTATTTGGTTATTCGCGCAGGAGAAATTTACTCTTTAGTACCTGAAGTTTCTTATTTTATTGCTTTACTAGGAGCATTTGTGGCTATTTTTGCAGCTTCTATGGCTTTGGTGGCTAGAGATTTAAAACGCATTATCGCTTATTCTACTTTATCGCAGCTTGGATATATGTTTGTGGCTGCAGGACTTGGAGCTTATGGTATAGCTTTATTTCACTTAGTAACCCATGCTTTTTTCAAATCTTTACTTTTCTTAGGTGCTGGAAATGTTATGCATGCAATGGATGATCAACTAGATATTAAAAAAATGGGTGGGCTTTTTAAATCTTTAAAAATCACTGCCATTTTTATGACTATAGGTTCTTTGGCTTTAGCAGGAATTTATCCTTTAGCAGGCTTTTTCTCAAAAGATTTGATTTTGGGTTATTCTTTTATCGCTCATTATCATGGAATTTTCTTAATTCTTTTAATCTCAGCCTTTTTAACCGCTTTTTATAGTTTTAGACTTTTAATGTTGGTATTTTTTACTTCTTCTAGACACGATAAACATCCACATGAAGCAAGTAAAATAGCCCTTTTGGCTATGAGTCCTTTGGTGGTTTTAGCTATTATCGCGGGCTTGTTTGAGCATAGTTTTTTTGAATATCTTAGCACTCAACTTATTTTTATCGATGCTCAAAATAAACTTGTAGTGATTTGTGCGAGTGTAGCAGCTGTTTTGGGTGTAGTTTTAGCTATTATAGCTTATAAGGCTTCTTGGTTTAAAGATAGCATAGAACAAAATAAAATTCATAAGCTTTTAAGCAATGATTATTTTATCCCTAAGTTTTATCATGAATTTATAGTTTCAAAATACGAAAGCTTGTGTGCAGTTTTAAAACACTGTGATACTTATATTTTTGATGCTATAGTGGAGAAAATTGCTTATTATTGTAATTTGATTTCACAAAAAATAATTATGGCAAATAGTCTTAATTTAATGCTTAGATTTTTGGTGGCAGGATTTGTGATTTTGCTTATTTTGGTATGGATGGTGTAA
- a CDS encoding NADH-ubiquinone oxidoreductase chain J has product MIEILAFIFFSVVVLGFFLVAVLSKTMLYSLSALAGGMVFLSGFYFLLDAEFLGVIQIIVYSGAVLGLYSFAMMFFDSSKEFKEKLRAKKSFFLLVILSAVLLLFMLLGFKYQNIAGDLALSDPNLFDYNKQLAFAIFSKYLLAFEFIAILLLIALVCAIVLTHKELTKER; this is encoded by the coding sequence ATGATAGAAATTTTAGCTTTTATATTTTTTAGTGTAGTGGTTTTAGGTTTTTTCTTAGTAGCGGTTTTGAGTAAAACTATGCTTTATTCTCTTTCTGCTTTAGCGGGTGGAATGGTTTTTTTATCGGGTTTTTATTTTTTACTCGATGCAGAGTTTTTAGGAGTGATACAAATCATAGTTTATAGCGGAGCTGTGCTTGGGCTTTATAGCTTTGCTATGATGTTTTTTGATAGTTCCAAGGAATTTAAAGAAAAATTAAGAGCTAAGAAAAGTTTTTTTCTTTTAGTGATTTTAAGTGCTGTTTTGCTTTTATTTATGCTTTTGGGCTTTAAATATCAAAATATTGCAGGGGATTTGGCTTTAAGCGATCCAAATTTATTTGATTACAATAAGCAACTTGCTTTTGCTATTTTTTCAAAATATCTTTTAGCATTTGAATTTATAGCTATTTTGCTTTTAATCGCTTTAGTTTGTGCAATTGTGCTTACACATAAAGAGCTTACAAAGGAAAGATAA
- a CDS encoding NADH-ubiquinone oxidoreductase chain H: MSDFAFFALEALIKCILVIAIFATLAGLATYAERKVLAYFQRRIGPDMVGPFGLIQLVADMIKLFTKEDIIPSNSQKLIFAIAPLIAAICAFVSLAAIPMLPEFTLFGRTIQPLIADINVALLFVIGTSGLCFYAVFLGGLASNNKWSIIGAARGLVAIISYESVGALALIAIVMLVGSFSLIDINNYQSDGFFSWLIFKQPLAFVLFVIALFIETNRTPLCLTENEADIVAGYGTEYSGLRWGMFFIGEYASMIAGAILITLLFLGGFNDFYFIPGWIMMIVKSSFIFFWYFWARAAFPQLRPDQVMRMCYLILIPLAVLNLLITAFAVLI; encoded by the coding sequence ATGAGTGATTTTGCTTTTTTTGCCTTAGAGGCTTTGATTAAATGTATTTTAGTGATTGCAATTTTTGCTACCTTAGCAGGACTTGCAACTTATGCAGAAAGAAAGGTTTTGGCTTATTTTCAAAGACGCATTGGGCCTGATATGGTAGGGCCTTTTGGGCTTATCCAGCTTGTAGCAGATATGATAAAGCTTTTTACTAAAGAAGATATCATACCTTCAAATTCTCAAAAATTGATTTTTGCTATAGCACCTTTGATTGCGGCTATTTGTGCTTTTGTATCTTTAGCTGCTATTCCTATGCTTCCTGAATTTACATTGTTTGGGCGCACTATACAGCCTTTGATTGCTGATATTAATGTGGCTTTGCTTTTTGTTATAGGAACTTCAGGGCTTTGTTTTTATGCTGTATTTTTAGGTGGGCTTGCAAGCAACAACAAATGGTCGATCATAGGCGCTGCAAGGGGGCTTGTAGCCATCATTTCTTATGAGAGTGTAGGAGCTCTTGCTTTAATAGCTATTGTCATGCTTGTAGGATCTTTTTCTTTGATAGATATTAATAATTATCAAAGTGATGGATTTTTTTCATGGCTTATTTTTAAACAACCCTTAGCTTTTGTGCTTTTTGTGATTGCTTTATTTATCGAAACCAATAGAACTCCACTTTGTTTAACTGAAAATGAAGCTGATATCGTTGCGGGTTATGGCACGGAGTATTCGGGTTTAAGATGGGGTATGTTTTTCATAGGAGAATATGCTTCTATGATAGCAGGAGCAATTTTAATCACGCTTTTATTTTTGGGTGGTTTTAATGACTTTTATTTTATACCTGGTTGGATTATGATGATAGTAAAATCAAGTTTTATCTTCTTTTGGTATTTTTGGGCTAGAGCAGCTTTTCCACAACTTCGCCCTGATCAAGTGATGAGAATGTGTTATTTGATTTTAATTCCTTTGGCGGTTTTAAATCTTTTAATCACTGCCTTTGCAGTACTTATATAG
- a CDS encoding NADH-ubiquinone oxidoreductase chain M, producing MLNYLIFFPLIAAFVTLVLNRGGIKVFSVIASLMVLGLNIKIWQDYLNGINLEYQLPFKVVNFMSYHIGVDSIALILMLLSSLMIFLSFLFLKIEQKAMVSCIFFLEFAIMGLFSSLDGLLFYVFWEFSLLPLLYIMGVYGKDYRAGIKFFIYAFAGSILMLLALIYQAYATYKLLNIFTFDIEIWKNNASATSFNEQILLFGAFFVAFAIKAPLFPFHTWAPKVYANSPILVSMMLVAFKMAPFGFLRFCLPLFPDASVYFMPLIVALCIVSIVYNALIAYRASNLKELIAYSSISHLGVMILGIFSFNALGLSGAVFYMFAHGIVTGALFLMAELLYKKYGTLEISYYHSLASKAPLFTVFFTLILLASISLPLTLSFVGEFLILLGVAKLNLLYALLAGLVIILGAIYMLHVFRKMFFMQKENQLESCSLHAREILSLIPIVVLIFYLGIAPKIFLDPLNKDADFIVEKMKERAIDDQTIRFLNHLEGENNVR from the coding sequence ATGTTAAATTATCTAATCTTTTTTCCTTTAATTGCCGCTTTTGTGACTCTTGTTTTAAATCGTGGGGGTATAAAAGTTTTTAGTGTCATAGCGAGTTTAATGGTGCTGGGTTTAAATATCAAGATTTGGCAAGATTATTTAAATGGAATCAACCTTGAATATCAACTTCCTTTTAAGGTGGTTAATTTCATGAGTTATCATATAGGCGTTGATAGCATAGCTTTGATTTTAATGCTTTTAAGCTCTTTGATGATATTTTTAAGTTTTTTATTTTTAAAGATTGAGCAAAAAGCAATGGTGTCTTGCATATTCTTTTTAGAATTTGCGATTATGGGGTTATTTTCTTCGCTTGATGGCTTGCTCTTTTATGTATTTTGGGAATTTTCACTTTTACCTTTGCTTTATATCATGGGAGTGTATGGTAAAGATTATAGAGCAGGAATTAAATTTTTTATTTATGCCTTTGCGGGTTCTATTTTAATGCTTTTGGCTTTAATTTATCAAGCTTATGCGACTTACAAACTTTTAAATATCTTCACTTTTGATATAGAAATTTGGAAAAATAATGCTTCGGCTACAAGTTTTAACGAGCAAATTTTACTTTTTGGAGCATTTTTTGTTGCTTTTGCTATCAAAGCACCGCTTTTTCCTTTTCATACTTGGGCGCCAAAAGTTTATGCAAATTCACCTATTTTAGTTTCTATGATGCTCGTAGCATTTAAAATGGCTCCTTTTGGATTTTTACGCTTTTGCTTACCACTTTTTCCTGATGCAAGTGTGTATTTTATGCCTTTAATTGTAGCTTTGTGTATAGTAAGTATAGTTTATAATGCCCTAATTGCTTACCGTGCTTCAAATTTAAAAGAATTGATCGCTTATAGTTCGATTTCTCACCTTGGGGTTATGATTTTGGGTATTTTCTCTTTTAATGCTTTGGGGCTTAGTGGAGCGGTATTTTATATGTTTGCACATGGTATTGTTACAGGAGCTTTGTTTTTAATGGCTGAACTTTTATATAAAAAATACGGCACACTTGAAATTTCTTATTATCATTCTTTGGCTAGCAAAGCGCCTTTATTTACTGTTTTCTTTACTTTGATTTTGCTTGCAAGTATATCTTTGCCACTTACATTATCTTTTGTTGGAGAGTTTTTGATTCTTTTGGGTGTTGCAAAACTGAATTTACTTTATGCTCTTTTGGCAGGACTTGTGATCATTTTAGGCGCTATTTACATGCTTCATGTATTTAGAAAAATGTTTTTTATGCAAAAAGAGAATCAGCTTGAATCTTGCTCCTTGCATGCAAGAGAAATTCTTTCTTTGATACCTATAGTGGTTTTAATTTTTTATTTGGGTATAGCACCAAAGATTTTTTTAGATCCTTTAAATAAAGATGCAGATTTCATCGTTGAAAAAATGAAAGAAAGAGCTATTGATGATCAAACCATTCGATTTTTAAATCATTTAGAAGGGGAAAATAATGTTAGGTAA
- a CDS encoding NADH-ubiquinone oxidoreductase chain G: MTVKINGIDCAFEEGEYILNIARRNDIFIPAICYLSGCSPTLACRMCMVEADGKKVYSCNTKAKEGMVVESDLQNLWDERNEIMQAYCINHPLECGVCDKSGECELQNFTHKSRVNIQRHWIKDTHKPHKHWGMINYDPALCIVCERCITVCKDKIGESALKTVPRGGDSVDNSFKESMGKDAYAIWTKFQKSLIGPANGDTLDCSFCGECTSVCPTGALIGSKFQYTSNIWELKRIPASNPHSSDCELMYYDIKQSGISNQKPKIYRVSNDFAFASLNKAARFAFDTQNEASKDEKAFKELVELFEKNEIKNIKFNSFITNEEALILQNLKKKFGLNLINNEALKFKDFLEEFISNGGEFYNATTQDITKSDFLVVAGTLLRYDAPTLSYKINNALVMNKGSGLYFHPIEDAGIAKYSKNFISHTHKSGDEEQILYFLLQKFSQDENIKANLAEFFINENKEIEESINEEIIEQVLEKDEEGNEISKEVKKVVPKKVKKTIEVKRSVFAKNLGIDEDKLEDLLLKKANFTLIIGSDFYFHKNAKKLAKLLALIQNTTPFKVFLNPTHTNTLGVAMICDLDESMQEGKTLGYNERGDFSFSYEEHANLASSSLNQQEGTFLNYDKKVVPTNAALEFDGYFLNDLANALGFDEEYTINYTKRLPINKGFSPLEFDSLDNFYTNGGECKRGYDLNLECHKKSAKNEFVAPHLQNLTLQEDEILLYSANPSYQFGRFSNRASATNEAIFLGVSQNLAQEKNLQDKDLVKLKIKDKELSLSVRIDKDIKNGAFLPYFDEKIDTLSFFDERFVVANLEKLGASHE, encoded by the coding sequence ATGACAGTCAAAATAAATGGCATAGATTGCGCCTTTGAAGAAGGCGAATATATTTTAAATATAGCAAGAAGAAATGATATTTTTATCCCAGCAATTTGCTATCTTTCAGGCTGTAGCCCGACTTTAGCTTGCCGTATGTGCATGGTAGAGGCTGATGGTAAAAAAGTATATTCTTGTAACACTAAAGCAAAAGAGGGTATGGTTGTAGAAAGCGATTTGCAAAATCTTTGGGATGAAAGAAATGAGATCATGCAAGCTTATTGTATTAACCATCCTTTAGAATGCGGGGTTTGTGATAAATCAGGTGAGTGTGAATTGCAAAATTTCACTCACAAAAGCCGTGTAAATATCCAAAGACATTGGATTAAAGATACACATAAACCGCATAAACATTGGGGAATGATCAATTACGATCCTGCACTTTGTATAGTATGTGAGCGTTGTATCACAGTTTGTAAGGATAAAATCGGCGAAAGTGCTTTAAAAACAGTACCTCGCGGAGGCGATAGTGTAGATAATAGTTTCAAAGAAAGTATGGGTAAAGATGCTTATGCGATTTGGACGAAATTTCAAAAAAGTTTGATAGGTCCTGCAAATGGAGATACACTTGATTGTTCTTTTTGTGGAGAGTGTACCAGCGTGTGTCCAACGGGAGCCTTGATAGGATCTAAATTTCAATATACTTCTAATATTTGGGAGCTTAAAAGAATTCCTGCTTCAAATCCGCATTCAAGTGATTGTGAGCTTATGTATTATGATATCAAACAAAGCGGCATTAGCAATCAAAAACCTAAAATTTATCGCGTAAGTAATGATTTTGCTTTTGCGAGTTTAAATAAGGCCGCAAGATTTGCTTTTGATACACAAAATGAGGCAAGCAAGGATGAAAAAGCTTTTAAAGAGCTTGTAGAACTTTTTGAAAAAAATGAGATTAAAAATATTAAATTTAATAGCTTTATCACCAACGAAGAAGCTTTGATTTTACAAAATTTAAAAAAGAAATTTGGTTTAAATCTTATCAATAACGAAGCTTTAAAATTTAAAGACTTTTTGGAAGAATTTATAAGCAATGGCGGTGAGTTTTATAATGCTACAACCCAAGATATCACAAAAAGCGATTTCTTAGTCGTTGCAGGAACGCTTTTAAGATATGATGCACCTACGCTTAGCTATAAAATCAACAATGCCTTAGTGATGAATAAAGGCTCAGGACTTTATTTTCACCCTATAGAAGATGCAGGCATTGCAAAGTATTCTAAAAATTTCATTTCACATACTCACAAAAGTGGAGATGAGGAACAAATTTTATATTTCTTGCTTCAAAAATTCAGTCAAGATGAAAATATAAAAGCAAATTTGGCCGAATTTTTTATAAATGAAAATAAAGAAATAGAAGAAAGTATCAATGAAGAAATTATAGAGCAAGTTTTAGAAAAAGATGAAGAAGGCAATGAAATTTCTAAAGAAGTAAAAAAAGTCGTGCCTAAAAAAGTGAAAAAAACCATAGAAGTAAAACGCTCGGTTTTTGCTAAAAATTTGGGTATAGATGAGGATAAATTAGAAGATTTATTACTTAAAAAGGCTAATTTTACTTTGATTATAGGAAGTGATTTTTATTTTCACAAGAATGCTAAAAAATTAGCCAAATTGTTAGCTTTGATCCAAAATACAACTCCTTTTAAAGTCTTTTTAAATCCTACACATACAAATACCTTAGGCGTTGCTATGATTTGTGATTTAGATGAGAGTATGCAAGAAGGTAAGACTTTGGGTTATAACGAAAGAGGAGATTTTAGTTTTTCTTATGAAGAACATGCTAATTTAGCTAGCTCAAGTTTAAATCAGCAAGAGGGTACTTTTTTAAATTATGATAAAAAAGTAGTTCCAACTAATGCGGCCTTAGAATTTGATGGATACTTTTTAAATGATTTAGCTAATGCTTTAGGTTTTGATGAGGAGTATACGATCAATTACACCAAAAGACTTCCTATTAACAAAGGTTTTTCTCCTTTAGAATTTGATAGTCTTGATAATTTTTACACCAATGGTGGAGAATGCAAAAGAGGGTATGATTTAAATTTAGAATGCCATAAAAAAAGTGCTAAAAATGAATTTGTAGCTCCTCATTTGCAAAATTTAACATTACAAGAAGATGAAATTTTGCTTTACAGTGCAAATCCTAGTTATCAATTTGGTAGATTTTCAAATCGTGCAAGTGCAACCAATGAAGCGATTTTTTTAGGAGTCAGTCAGAATTTGGCACAAGAAAAAAACCTGCAAGATAAAGATCTTGTAAAACTTAAGATCAAAGATAAGGAATTAAGTCTTAGTGTGCGTATAGATAAAGACATAAAAAATGGGGCTTTTTTACCTTATTTTGATGAAAAAATCGACACGCTAAGTTTTTTTGATGAAAGATTTGTCGTGGCAAATTTAGAAAAATTAGGAGCGAGTCATGAGTGA
- a CDS encoding NADH-ubiquinone oxidoreductase chain D — protein sequence MQIPSKLKPYYENIAFEQEDSKMIINLGPQHPSAHGNLRLILELDGEQVVKARPTIGYMHRGMEKMAENMIYQEFIPTTDRMDYIAASANNYAYCAAVEKLCGLEIPRRAAVIRMILLELNRIASHLLWLATHALDIGAMSVFLYCFREREYVLDLIEKYCGARLTHSSMRIGGVMLDLPEGFLNELLAFCDKFPKDIADYEALLDDNRIWRLRTENVGVVSKEQAMNWGCTGVMLRGSGVRYDIRKEEPYLLYNEIDFGVPYATQGDSYARYKVYMQEFRESLKILRQCAALYKDTPPEILANHPEYVSSSKEQILTQNYSLMQHFVLITQGLKPPKGEVYVPTESPKGELGFFIHSDGTGRPYRLKARTPSYWHCAFFEEMLVGTYLADVVAIMGNVNIVLGEIDR from the coding sequence ATGCAAATTCCTAGCAAGTTAAAACCTTATTATGAAAATATAGCTTTTGAGCAAGAAGACTCAAAAATGATCATCAATTTAGGGCCACAACACCCTTCAGCGCATGGAAATTTACGCCTTATTTTAGAACTTGATGGAGAGCAGGTTGTAAAAGCACGCCCTACCATAGGCTATATGCATCGTGGTATGGAAAAGATGGCTGAAAATATGATATATCAAGAGTTTATCCCGACAACTGATAGGATGGATTATATCGCTGCTTCGGCTAATAATTATGCTTATTGCGCAGCTGTTGAAAAGCTTTGCGGTTTAGAAATTCCACGCCGTGCAGCAGTGATAAGAATGATACTTTTAGAGCTTAATCGCATTGCATCGCATTTGCTTTGGCTTGCAACTCACGCACTTGATATTGGGGCGATGAGCGTATTTTTGTATTGTTTTAGAGAGCGCGAGTATGTTTTGGATTTGATAGAAAAATATTGCGGGGCAAGACTTACACATTCTTCTATGAGAATAGGTGGAGTTATGCTTGATTTGCCTGAAGGTTTCTTAAATGAGCTTTTGGCATTTTGCGATAAATTTCCTAAAGATATTGCTGATTATGAAGCTTTATTAGATGATAATAGAATTTGGCGCCTAAGAACTGAAAATGTAGGTGTTGTAAGCAAAGAACAGGCGATGAATTGGGGCTGTACAGGAGTGATGTTAAGAGGAAGTGGCGTAAGATATGATATACGCAAGGAAGAGCCTTATTTACTTTATAATGAAATAGACTTTGGCGTGCCTTATGCAACCCAAGGAGATTCTTATGCTAGATATAAAGTTTATATGCAAGAATTTCGTGAAAGTCTTAAAATACTTAGACAATGTGCCGCGCTTTATAAAGATACTCCGCCTGAAATTTTGGCCAATCATCCTGAATATGTCAGCAGTTCAAAAGAGCAAATTTTAACGCAAAATTATTCTTTAATGCAGCATTTTGTGCTTATAACTCAAGGTTTAAAACCTCCAAAGGGTGAAGTTTATGTGCCAACTGAAAGTCCTAAGGGTGAGCTTGGATTTTTTATCCATAGCGATGGCACAGGAAGGCCTTATCGTTTAAAGGCTAGAACGCCTAGTTATTGGCATTGTGCATTTTTTGAAGAAATGCTTGTGGGGACTTATTTGGCCGATGTTGTTGCTATTATGGGAAATGTAAATATAGTCTTAGGTGAGATAGATCGATGA
- a CDS encoding NADH-ubiquinone oxidoreductase chain K — protein MIEKYFFIAIAMFIIGLIGILKRQNLIMLFISSEILLNAANLALVAASKMHQDLNGQVFALFVMGVAACEVAVGVAFCVLWYRRKGTLELKSLKEEV, from the coding sequence ATGATAGAAAAGTATTTTTTTATAGCTATTGCAATGTTTATTATAGGATTAATCGGTATTTTAAAAAGACAAAATCTCATCATGCTCTTTATTTCAAGTGAAATTTTACTTAATGCTGCAAATTTAGCTCTTGTCGCAGCTTCTAAGATGCATCAGGATTTAAACGGGCAAGTTTTTGCTCTTTTTGTGATGGGTGTAGCTGCTTGCGAAGTAGCTGTGGGTGTAGCATTTTGCGTACTTTGGTATAGAAGAAAAGGCACTTTAGAATTAAAGAGCCTAAAAGAGGAGGTTTGA
- a CDS encoding NADH-ubiquinone oxidoreductase chain E — protein MRRVDLRKSKELFEDLAQIIKEAQKGEVLVVLFEIGDFSPVEKSFSFVKEQGCELLNSLKFNQVDWTIVIKKESI, from the coding sequence ATGAGAAGAGTAGATTTAAGAAAAAGTAAAGAGCTTTTTGAAGATTTAGCACAAATCATAAAAGAAGCTCAAAAAGGAGAAGTTTTGGTGGTGCTTTTTGAAATCGGTGACTTTTCACCTGTAGAGAAAAGCTTCTCTTTTGTTAAAGAGCAAGGTTGTGAGCTTTTAAATTCCTTGAAATTTAATCAAGTGGATTGGACTATAGTGATCAAAAAGGAAAGCATATGA